The genomic stretch AAAGGTGTCTGACTGAAAGCAACTAAAAAAATCCATATAGTGGCTTAAATAATTGGAAGTTCAATTTTTTCTTGTAACAGGGACTCTGGAGGAAGGCAGTCCTTCTCTTTGATTTGGCAGCATTTTCATTTGGGGGATTCTTTTTCATGGTTGCAAGGTGGTTGCTGTAGCTGCGGCCATCACACCTTTGTCTAGAACCAGATAAAGTGGGAAGGGGAGGTGCACACTGATGTCCTGAACCAAACTGGAGACCCATGAGTGAGGAAGAGCAGAATGGATGCTGGGTGTGGACACAGGATCTGCACCTAGTGTCCTTCTATAATCAGCAGATGACTGACCTGGACCAGGATGCTAATTAGTGGGAGGAGTGCTGTGTGAGTGGGAACTAATCTTATAAGTGGTTGTTAGAGCTGAggataacaatttttttttttttcctgacaattGCTTGCCTAAACTGAGTGTAGGGATTTAGATAATGAGGATTTCCTGGATAGGCATTTTTGCCCATGTGTCAGAAGTTCTTAACTACAGAATGTTAGCAGAAGTTTTGAGGGGTCAGAAAGAGTCTGCATTTGGGTTCTTGGTAAACCCTGCAAACTTGCCCCCTACAATGGGTACAGTGAATCTTACCCACATCCCAGGAAATGTAAGGGCTTGCAGCAAACACACTGAGCAACTCTGACAGCTGCCAATCAGATAGGTGAAAAATAagggttttaaatttaaatctctctctttttatccctAAAAAGGAGAGCAGACGTTTCAGATGTTTTTTTGACTATTTACTTCCTCTTCCTGGTTTTTTTCTTTCGTGCATTTTTCTTTTGGGAGTTCTTATTGATGCTTAGGAGCTGTTTATATATGATGGTTTTTCATACTTTATAATACTTTCTTATACGTGCTAATACTGTCTCTGagttttttgtcctttttttaagattttatttatttatttgagagagagtgcatgagagagcacaagcaggggagaggggcatagggagagagagaagcgactcctccctgagcaaggagcccagatAGAGGCTTAATCCCTGGACATctaggacctgagctgaatgagcttcccaggtgcccctgagttttttttttttttttcttttaactcttgttttgttcttttctataaTAAAGTTAAACTATGTGGTCATCTCTGCCACTGCTTATCCTTATGTCTTCTGAATTTAATATCATGCTTATAAAAACCTTTCCTACttcaagattatatatatatatatatatatatatatatatatatatatataaagattatatacatatatttccttaTACATGTATAAGATTATATTCTTATATGTTTTTATCTTATATAAAGGTTTtatcttatctttttcttattgatttgaagATCTGTTTGTATATGAAGTATAGTGACCACCATGTGGtgtatatgttataaatatattttgctgGCTTGTTGGTTCCCTTTCAATTTTGTTTCCGGTGTTGTTGCGTTCAGAAACTTCAGATTTATTTAAAGtcaaaccactgatcttttttgtAATGATTTGCAACTTTCGGGATCACATTTGAATGTTCTTCCCTAACCAGAGATCatatattcatttgtatttttgttgttgtcacagttttatggttttattttcttgctttaaatgtttaatttactGGGAGTTTATCCTGGTGTGTGGTTTGAGTCTGGGAATCgaacttaattttttaacaataacaacaaaaaaactatgtTAGCtagatgtgatcctggggtaggATGGGGACTTCTGGGGACAGTTTCACTGTGAGGCCAGAGCCCCTGGCTTATTGGTAACTGTCTGTATTCTCCTTCCCCACCAGGCCTTGGAGACCCGGGCCAGCCCCGGCCACACCCCAGGCTGTGTCACCTTTGTTCTGAATGATCACAGCATGGCCTTCACTGGAGATGCCCTGCTCATCCGAGGGTGTGGGCGGACGGACTTCCAGCAAGGTCACAGGCCCATTCCCCTAACCTGAGATCTTAGTACAGTTATGTGTGTGCCAGGGTTTTAAGTATCTGTtgcaagaatgaatgaatggacattAGATTTTTAGGGAGTTAGGATTAGATGGAAGAAGTTCAGCTGCTGGAGTGAAGGAGAATTAGATTCAAGGGTTAGCTATTGCCAGACAGATTCAGCAGTTTACCTTGTTGGGGGACAGTTAGATGCAAGGGTGGATTAGTTATCTATGGCTCTGAAACAAATCACCCCAGAACTTAATGACTTAAGACAATGATTAACATTATCTCACATAGTTTCTGACAGTCAGGACTCTGGGAGCAGCCTAGCTGGGAGGTTCTGGCTTAGTGTCTCTCATGGGGGTGTAGTCACATGAAAGCCTGGGCTGTGGTCATCTGAAGGTTTGACTGGGGTCTGAGAGTCTGCTTCCAAGGCCCCTCACTCACATAGCTGGCAAGCTGGCTCTGATTGTTGGTAAGAGGCTTCAGTTCCTCACCACATGGACTCCCCATGAGGCTATTTTGTCTTCATGACATGGCAGCTGGGTTCTCCCAGAGGGAATGTTCAGAACAACACAGacaagactaatttttttttaatgacctagTCTAGAAACCAAACGctgtcattccttttttaaaaaataattatttattcatgagagacacagagagaaaggcagagacacaggcagagggagaagcagattccctgcagggagcccaatgtggaactcgatcccagaaccccaggatcatgacctgagccaaaggcagacactcaaccactgagccatccaggtgccccaaaactctGTCATTTCTGCAATATCCTATTTATTAGTTGCAAGCCACTTAGTCCAGACCACTGTCAGGAGGAGAGGTGTCACATTTTCAACAGAAAAATGTCAGTGAATTTGtaggcatatattttttaaattttattaaaaatttatttattttcatgtggaattcttcatgaatttgcatgtcatccttgtgcaggggccatgctaatctctgtgtcattctaattttagtataggtttttatttttattttttaaaagctattattttttaatttttttttcatttatttatgatagtcacacagagagagagaggcagagacataggcagaaggagaagcaggctccatgcaccgggagcctgacgtgggattcgatcccgggtctccaggatcgcgccctgggccaaaggcaggtgctaaaccgctgcgccacccagggatccctattattttttaaagactatatttttcatttttatttttttaagagattttatttattcatgagagacagagagaggcagagacataagcagagggagaaccaggctccctgtggggagcccgatgtggaactcgatcccaggtcccgaGATCGCGccggagctgaaagcagatgctcaacccctgagccactcaggtgtcccccaagattatatatatatattttttaaatttttatttatttatgatagtcacagagagagagagagagagagagagagagagaggcagagacacaggcagagggagaagcaggctccatgcaccgggagcacgacgtgggattcgatcccggggtctccaggatcgcgccctgggccaaaggcaggcgctaaaccgctgcgccacccagggatcccagattatatattttttaaagtaacctctacacccattgtgggactctaacttatgaccctgagatcagaggTGTGTGtgccaccaactgagccagctgggtacccctatggatatttttttttaaaaaagatttccctCTGTGGCCTCAGGTCTTCAGTTTCTTACCTTCTAGTCCAGCCTCCCTGCCCAGAACCCTTTCTTGGCATCCCCAGGCTGAGGGCACAACTCCTTGGTACTTCAGGATCTCATCCCAGCCTTATTTACTGCTATAGTGAATTTCTTACCATTCCCCAATTCTTTACATATGCTATTCCATCAGCTCAGAAcgccccttccctctctttctgtgcctagACAAAGGGGTACTGGCTGAAGATGAGGGAGAGACTCTAGCTACTGTGATTTCATCCTCCCACCCTTTTCTTGAGGGAAGGGTCTAGAAAGCTTCTGTCTTGTTGATTACTCACCACTGAGTTTTCCCTCCCCAGGCTGTGCTAAGACTTTGTACCACTCGGTCCATGAAAAGATCTTCACGCTTCCAGGAGACTGTCTGATCTACCCTGCTCATGATTACCGCGGTGAGGGCTTCCTTGAGGAGGTGTGGGACGTACATAACTTCACATTTGAAGGGGAGGGAGTACCAAACTGCTGTAGTCTTTGTGGGCATGGGGGCTACAATTCCCAGAAATTTCACTGGCCGAAAAGATCAAGTGTTTAGGTATGCTGAGTGTGGATGGAGAAACAAGACTAGAATTCCCAAGGGTATGTGTATTCCAGGGACTTCCTTACAGAGCTTAGGAATGTgggaaactacatttcccagagtgCCAATGGAGGCGAGCCAGCGATCTCCACGACATTCTGGGAAGAGCCTGTGAGTCCCAGCCCCGAGATGCACCCTAAgccttctgggaaatgtagtcctaGGAGGCCCCAGGCACTTGCCGGGTTGACGTCCCTCCCCTCCCTTGGCCACTAGGGCTCACAGTGTCCACTGTAGAGGAGGAGCGGACTTTGAACCCGCGGCTCACCCTCAGCTGTGAGGAGTTTGTCAAGGTCATGGACAACCTGAACTTGCCAAAGCCTCAGCAGATAGGTAAGCAGTTGGGGGCCCGgaactcctgggtctgagggaggagggggcttaGGGCCAGAACTCTAGTTTCCCAAAGAAGAAAGGCTCCTAAGATTTGTGGGTCTTCAGTGGGACATCAGGGGGTGTGCTGGGGACCCTTtagtttcaactttttttttttcctttcagacttTGCTGTTCCAGCTAACATGCTCTGTGGGATCCAGACTCCCCCTTCCTGACCTGGCTTTGTCAGGTGCCTGTTTCCATTAAGAATGCACTAGGTGGGGTACAGAGAGAGGTGCCATCGCCAagcctctcttcttcccctccctcaccAGCTCCTGagcttcataaataaataaataaaaattattttttgctctTAATCTTACTTCCATctgtgtgggggtggagggagcagtTGGTTTTCTGGTCTGAGGTGTATGGTCTGAAGAGGCCAGGGAGGAAAGCAGGGTGAAGATTCAGGGTGCTGGGAAGGAGGAAAGGTTCCAACTCACAAGACCAGAAACAAACATATCTGGGGCAGAGGTTCTCACATCCTTGGATTAAAATACCatcttgaggggtgcctgggtggcttagtggttgagtgtctgcctttggctgggggtgtgaccctggggtcctgggattgaatcctgcactgagcttcccacagggagcctgcttctccctctgcctctgtctctgcgtctctaatgaataaataaataaaatcttaaaaaacaaaacaccatctTGAGTTTGTGCCACTTGCACCCGTATGACCCAGGATAAGGTGCTCCAAGTCTCAGTTCCCTCACCTGTGCAATggcaataatattaataacaggGTGTTGTGATGATCCAATGAGTCCACATGTATGAGGTGCCTGGCACACTGCCTGCGTGACAGGTGTCATATCAGTGGTGACTATTACTGTTACTATCATTTGCAGTGATCTTCCAGGCACTTCCCGGCTGCATCAGAGTGACAGTATGCCCAGTTGTCAAGAACATGGACTTTCTAGAGAACAAATCTAGCCTTAAGATGAATAACATGTTCAGGCTTCCAGGCACATTTATCcccctaagcctcagtttccccaactgtaaaaTAAAGCTGATAGTACCTTTCTCATTAGGCTACTGTAAGGATAAAATTAACGTGTATACAGTGTTGAGCACAGCTCCTGATATCCAGTGACCCCTTCTCACATGCcagttattttcctgtttttgccCAGAGAGGAAAGGGTCTGGTTGAGACCTTTAACTTCTGCCCTCCACCCCATAgcagggtggggcgggggtcACACTTCCCCTGTCTCTGGGCGGGTCTCTGACTCAGTTCAGGGCACCCCCTCCCCTTGCCCAGCTCCCCAAACCGGTCAGAGCCCTTCTAAAGGGCTCATTAGAGGGGAGAGGTCCCTATCTCCATTCCCCCTTCCTTTCATGATTCCCGGGGTCTGGGCATTAGGGAGGCGCTTATACATAGGTGACCAAGACACCTAGCCCTCCAGGGGGCAtgaacggggcgggggggggggtgctggaggGAGAGTGGGGGGTCGCGATGCTGGGTTTTCCGAGGGTGGGGCtggtggggctggtggggccGGGATGGCCGGATGCCGCGGCCGCGGGCGGGGCAAACTGGTCGCTCCCTCCTCCCTCGGGAGCAGTTGGACCTGTTGTCCCCCCCTCCACTTCCGGGCTgctggggagggggacagagcagcttctctctcctgcctcttccccagccACCTGTCCCGTAGACAGAACAGGCTGCTGTCTGCGCCCCGAGCGCAGAGGGAAACACGCCGAATCCTGAGCAGGTgagggggccggggctgcggggaAGGAGGGGGCTGGAGACGGCCTTCTGGGCTCCCTCGGGGAGAAGGGAGGCTGGAGTTTGGGAATCTAGCCCCCGGGAGGAGCAGAGGACGCAGACTCTTGGTTAGTTCGGGGAGAGAAAGTAGGAGCCCAGACTCCTGGATCTCTGAGTGCGACGGCGTGGGCGCTGATCCCCCCGCAGTGGAGTCGGGGCCAAGTCTACCAGGCTCGGGAAAGGAGGGTGCGGGATCCCGGACGCCGGAGTCCGGGAGGGAGGAGATGCGATCGCTCTGGAGTGCTCCAAGGGATTCGCTGGGGGTTGCTGGGAGGGTACAGggctggacacctgggtgggaggggaaagGCCAGTAGGGGGCGTGCTAAGACCCCGACTCAAATTCCGATCCGGCCTTCGGGGGTGTGGCGCCCTGGGAACCACCGAACCCCGCCCCTAGAAACTCCAGGCCACGCCCCCGGGGCGCTCAGTTGCAGCCTTTGATCTCTTAGGCCCCGCCTCCTGGAGCTCTTTCCCAGCGCTGGCGGATCGGGAGTTGCTCGGGCCTCGTGGGCCGCACCCCCACGCTGCCAGGCCACGCCCCCGGAAACTCGGGGGCCCGCCCACTCCGCCGGAGCGCCCAGCGGCCATGGGGACGCCGAGCAGCCCGGAGGAGCGGGGCCAGCCGCCTCCGGTCTCGGAGGGCGACGCGGAGGCCCGGCCCCAAGGGGCTGCACAGCCTCACGTGCACCCCGAGGACCCCCACGAGCCGGAGGCGCCCGCGGCCCCGGAGGAGCCCCAGCCAGTGAAGGAGCTTCCGAGCGGCCGAGGAGCTGAGCAGCaggctgaggaagaggaagaagtgggAGAAGGCAGCAGCACGGAGAGCAGCCGCGACGCGGTGAGGGAGCTGGAGGGCGAAGGAGGGGTCACGGgcccagagggaaaggcaggggcCAGccgtgacagacacagagggacagGTATAGAGAGCCGGGAGAGACACCTGGACacagggagaccgagagacaaggacccaagagagacagagagacagagacacagagagatggggaTAGGGACCCAGACAGGGACCCAGAAACAAAGGACAGAGATGCTCGAAGGGAAATACTCTGAAAGGGAGAGACCTAGAGACTCGGAGACAGATACGGAGTCGGAGAGACAAAACCCAGAGAAACGGGGGGAAGACTCAGAGCGAcctggggagacagggagagagacccAGGTCCACCGGGACGCGATGTCAAGAGAATGGGACCTGGGTAGCGAAAACGGGATCTTCCTGGAGTCGGCTGCGTACCCCGTCCCGAACTGCAGGCCCCTGGGTCTCCTCTCGGCCGGGTGGGGGGCTCCCGCGCCTGCACCCTCCCCCACTCGAGTAAACGGGCGTGGCGGCCGACTGGGGCTGACCAGACCCCCAGCCCCGGAGTGCTGGGGGAACCGACCTGCCTCGCGACGGCAGAGCCCCGGCCTCTCCTCTTGACCACGCCCCCTCCACCCTCAGGGGGAGGCTCCGCCCCCGGCACGGACCCCGGCCACGCCCCCCGCATCCTCCCCGCCCggggagggggtgcggggggccGCACGGCGGCTTCGAGAGCAGCAGCTCGAGGCGCTGACCCGCGTGGCCCTGATGGAGCAGCGAGTGAAGGAGCTGCAGCGCCAGAGGAAGGAGCTGAGGATCGAGGTGAGCCTGCGGACCTCGTGGGCAGTCTGG from Canis aureus isolate CA01 chromosome 1, VMU_Caureus_v.1.0, whole genome shotgun sequence encodes the following:
- the ETHE1 gene encoding persulfide dioxygenase ETHE1, mitochondrial, whose amino-acid sequence is MAGATLRVAGRQLSQRSGSGVPILLRQMFEPKSCTYTYLLGDRESREAILIDPVLETAPRDAQLVKELGLRLLYAVNTHCHADHITGSGLLRSLLPGCQSVISRLSGAQADLHIEDGDSIHFGRFALETRASPGHTPGCVTFVLNDHSMAFTGDALLIRGCGRTDFQQGCAKTLYHSVHEKIFTLPGDCLIYPAHDYRGLTVSTVEEERTLNPRLTLSCEEFVKVMDNLNLPKPQQIDFAVPANMLCGIQTPPS